In Porphyromonas cangingivalis, a genomic segment contains:
- a CDS encoding SGNH/GDSL hydrolase family protein, with protein MDTYSLLTCRASGGSECRLKCLYSFCVFIALLMTFRPFASMAQVAVCSPHVEPLHIVLLGDSNTALGGDHCDLPKGWSRWFVERVRPTSCRSYARSGATWTNTPKTKVNTTENIGRIGDDNVIFNQIHRLIKAYEGQLQPYPDVVIVAAGTNDVWFGKYRPDAFGRSVEEAFVPDDGAMTERRASEVVSLTESVRYGCLLLRKHFPKALLIVLTPLQTTAVEGDGIERAGDLIEGVALRMGMPVVRQDKVCVVSSKAEAKKRLYTYDGTHTSPLGARKNGEILADLIRPMIDKHLGR; from the coding sequence ATGGATACATACAGTCTTCTCACTTGTCGTGCCTCCGGGGGGAGCGAGTGCCGACTCAAGTGTCTCTACTCCTTTTGTGTTTTCATCGCTCTCCTGATGACCTTCCGACCCTTTGCCTCGATGGCACAGGTGGCGGTCTGTTCGCCTCATGTCGAGCCCTTGCATATCGTCCTCCTGGGGGACTCCAACACAGCTCTCGGGGGCGATCATTGTGACCTGCCGAAGGGGTGGAGCAGGTGGTTTGTCGAACGCGTGAGACCGACCTCTTGCCGAAGTTATGCCCGTAGTGGAGCGACTTGGACGAACACTCCGAAGACCAAGGTCAATACGACCGAAAACATAGGACGGATAGGGGATGACAATGTCATCTTCAACCAGATCCACCGCCTGATCAAAGCATACGAAGGCCAACTTCAGCCCTATCCCGATGTGGTGATCGTCGCCGCGGGGACGAACGATGTTTGGTTCGGGAAGTATCGTCCCGATGCTTTCGGACGGAGTGTCGAGGAGGCATTCGTGCCCGATGATGGAGCCATGACGGAGCGTCGAGCATCGGAGGTCGTGTCGCTGACGGAGTCGGTACGGTATGGTTGTCTTCTGCTTCGGAAGCATTTCCCCAAGGCTCTGCTCATCGTGCTGACACCTCTCCAGACGACGGCCGTAGAGGGGGATGGTATCGAGCGTGCAGGAGATCTCATCGAAGGGGTTGCCCTCCGTATGGGGATGCCGGTCGTCCGACAAGATAAGGTCTGTGTCGTGTCGAGCAAGGCAGAGGCAAAGAAGCGTCTCTATACTTACGATGGCACACATACGAGTCCCCTCGGTGCTCGTAAAAACGGCGAGATCTTGGCTGATCTCATCCGCCCGATGATAGACAAGCACTTGGGGCGTTGA
- a CDS encoding fimbrillin family protein encodes MNRLKTLAWLLVGSMAFASCDKADNSITEPRAKVEFTSIVNNLRVENDSWTTGDEVGVFVLNAGQKNIPAGIYDGKANVKYSAESNGVFTETGTSIIFPKDGSALDFIAYAPYKTDIENGIYNINVVDQSDLSKLDFVYSNNATNKNKTTPRVNLVFDHKLAIFEMVLQVIPGANISLDEAKAVFESILTTATFNLATGELTPGTESAPMNLVVKKISDSKAVISMILIPGTSLEEATMKVTLGGKEYTWKPETKLIEAGKKYVVTTSVGSVEGEIKTIFGSSITDWNVENIEGGTLTPKDPGNNDSGSTPGAPDNGGGSGDQGNGNDQSGNGGSDNPGTPSPTPGQAELLFAGADFEDEAAFKALLLPKFPLPAYATFADGGRTGKALHIQTKSSTVTKPAFIFNIQGKNKNLAGKKKITFYIKGTAGESLSVLVYQKGGEKSKIFNLEDVTADKTISPAKQHRYGGTIDTGGNWVKIELNIAEFAGEIAQTGNFFAVKIGKKVAYNLFIDDITVE; translated from the coding sequence ATGAACAGACTTAAAACTCTTGCTTGGCTTCTTGTCGGGAGTATGGCTTTTGCCTCTTGTGACAAGGCTGATAACAGCATCACAGAACCCCGAGCGAAAGTCGAATTTACCTCTATCGTCAATAACCTTCGTGTCGAGAACGACAGCTGGACTACCGGTGATGAGGTCGGAGTGTTTGTGCTCAATGCCGGTCAGAAAAACATCCCTGCAGGGATTTATGACGGGAAGGCAAACGTGAAGTATAGTGCAGAATCTAATGGCGTATTTACCGAAACAGGGACTTCAATCATCTTCCCAAAAGATGGTTCGGCTCTCGACTTTATCGCTTATGCTCCATATAAAACCGATATCGAAAATGGCATCTACAATATCAATGTTGTAGATCAATCTGATCTGTCAAAGTTGGACTTTGTTTATAGCAACAACGCAACAAACAAAAACAAGACAACGCCAAGAGTAAATCTTGTCTTTGACCACAAACTTGCCATTTTTGAAATGGTGCTTCAGGTCATCCCCGGTGCTAACATCTCATTGGATGAAGCCAAGGCGGTATTTGAGTCCATCTTGACGACTGCGACATTCAACCTCGCAACAGGAGAACTCACTCCGGGAACAGAGTCTGCGCCAATGAACTTGGTGGTAAAGAAGATTTCCGACTCAAAGGCTGTCATCTCTATGATACTAATCCCCGGCACAAGCCTTGAAGAGGCAACCATGAAGGTGACTCTCGGTGGCAAGGAATACACTTGGAAGCCTGAGACAAAACTCATCGAAGCAGGTAAGAAGTATGTCGTAACCACTTCGGTCGGTAGTGTCGAAGGAGAGATCAAGACGATCTTCGGATCCAGCATCACTGACTGGAATGTAGAAAATATCGAGGGTGGTACGCTTACTCCAAAAGATCCGGGCAATAATGACTCCGGCTCTACTCCCGGCGCACCCGACAATGGTGGTGGCTCAGGTGATCAAGGCAATGGCAATGATCAATCTGGTAATGGTGGCTCTGATAACCCTGGCACCCCAAGCCCAACACCGGGTCAAGCCGAACTTTTATTTGCCGGTGCGGACTTTGAAGATGAAGCTGCGTTCAAGGCTCTTCTCTTGCCAAAATTCCCACTTCCTGCATACGCTACTTTTGCAGATGGTGGTCGAACCGGCAAGGCTCTTCACATCCAAACTAAATCCTCAACCGTAACCAAACCAGCGTTTATCTTCAATATCCAAGGAAAGAATAAAAATCTTGCAGGGAAGAAGAAGATAACATTCTACATCAAGGGAACTGCAGGAGAGTCTCTTTCTGTGTTGGTTTATCAAAAGGGAGGTGAGAAATCAAAGATATTTAATCTCGAGGATGTAACTGCCGACAAAACTATATCTCCAGCAAAGCAACATAGATATGGTGGCACAATCGACACTGGGGGCAATTGGGTAAAGATAGAACTTAATATCGCTGAGTTTGCTGGAGAGATTGCACAGACAGGTAACTTCTTTGCTGTAAAGATAGGTAAAAAAGTAGCCTATAATCTCTTTATCGACGACATCACTGTCGAATAA
- a CDS encoding PhoH family protein: MAKKNYVLDTNVILHEYRCIQKFQDNDLFVPITVLEELDRFKKGSEEIHFNARAFARLLDEKASGKLLTDGVVINEDGGRLSILTNGLFDKRVKAAFAGDTADHRILSAALTLADRDHSIPTILVTKDVNLRIKALALGLRAEDYTSDKVVDTSIITGEFREVEGIPTDIIDEIYKAKGEGIELSRISLPFDPIPNQTFILDSGQSSVLARIDPQKERVRAVEKKTLSGITPRNAEQAFAFDVLTDPDISLIALTGTAGTGKTLLALAAALSMVDDYQHIYLARPIVSLANKDIGFLPGDYKQKVQPYMQPLFDNLNVIKAQLGNPMRVREIDALLTDEKLVIEALAYIRGRSLANVVCIVDESQNLTPQEIKTIITRAGENAKMIFTGDVHQIDSPYLDARSNGLAYMIERMRGEDFFAHVNLVQGERSRLSDIAAKKL; the protein is encoded by the coding sequence ATGGCTAAGAAGAACTACGTCCTTGACACAAATGTCATACTACACGAGTACAGATGTATCCAGAAATTTCAGGATAATGACCTCTTTGTGCCGATAACGGTATTGGAGGAGCTGGATAGGTTCAAAAAAGGGTCGGAAGAGATACACTTCAATGCCAGGGCTTTTGCACGACTATTGGACGAAAAGGCTTCGGGCAAACTCCTTACCGATGGAGTGGTGATCAATGAGGATGGTGGCCGTCTGTCGATCTTGACAAACGGACTGTTCGATAAGCGAGTGAAGGCGGCTTTTGCCGGCGACACCGCAGACCATCGCATCCTCTCTGCTGCTCTCACCCTTGCGGACAGAGATCATTCGATCCCCACAATCCTTGTCACCAAGGACGTCAACCTCCGTATCAAGGCACTCGCCTTGGGTCTCCGTGCCGAAGACTACACATCGGACAAGGTGGTCGACACGAGCATCATCACGGGCGAATTCAGAGAGGTCGAGGGGATCCCCACAGATATCATTGACGAGATATATAAGGCCAAAGGTGAGGGGATCGAGCTGTCTCGTATCTCTTTGCCATTCGACCCTATCCCCAACCAGACCTTCATCCTCGACAGCGGACAGAGCTCCGTACTTGCGCGCATAGATCCCCAAAAGGAAAGGGTGCGTGCCGTGGAGAAGAAGACCCTCTCGGGCATCACACCTCGTAATGCTGAGCAGGCTTTTGCGTTCGATGTACTCACCGATCCCGACATTTCGCTCATCGCACTCACAGGGACGGCAGGTACGGGCAAGACCCTCTTGGCTCTTGCTGCCGCACTCTCGATGGTGGATGACTATCAGCACATCTATCTGGCTCGTCCGATCGTGTCGTTGGCCAACAAAGATATAGGCTTCCTGCCCGGCGACTACAAGCAGAAGGTGCAGCCTTATATGCAACCCCTCTTCGACAATCTCAATGTCATCAAGGCCCAACTCGGCAACCCTATGCGTGTCCGTGAGATCGACGCTCTCCTGACGGACGAAAAGCTCGTCATCGAAGCCCTCGCTTACATCCGTGGTCGAAGCCTTGCGAACGTGGTCTGTATCGTCGATGAGTCGCAAAATCTCACGCCTCAGGAGATCAAGACGATCATCACACGTGCCGGCGAAAATGCCAAGATGATCTTCACGGGTGACGTCCATCAGATCGACTCACCCTACCTCGATGCACGGAGCAACGGCTTGGCATATATGATCGAACGCATGAGAGGAGAAGACTTCTTCGCTCATGTCAACCTTGTCCAGGGCGAGCGTTCGCGCCTTAGCGACATAGCGGCAAAAAAACTGTGA
- the gpmA gene encoding 2,3-diphosphoglycerate-dependent phosphoglycerate mutase, which translates to MKRLVLIRHGESQWNKENRFTGWTDVDLTEKGVEEAIKAGRQLKAEGFHFTLAFTSYLKRAVKTLNNVLDQMDLDWIPVQKSWRLNEKHYGMLQGLNKAETTEKYGEDQVLIWRRSYDVAPAPLDKADERSPFQESRYAGVDPKDLPLTESLKDTVDRILPYWESDIKASLKEHDDVIVAAHGNSLRGIIKVLKGISDEGIISLNLPTAIPYVFEFDDNMNLVKDYFIGDPEEIKKLMDAVANQGKKK; encoded by the coding sequence ATGAAAAGATTAGTACTTATCCGTCACGGCGAGAGCCAGTGGAACAAAGAGAACAGATTTACCGGTTGGACAGATGTGGATCTTACCGAGAAGGGTGTCGAAGAGGCGATCAAGGCAGGTCGTCAGCTCAAGGCTGAAGGCTTCCACTTCACACTCGCCTTCACGTCATATCTCAAGAGGGCTGTCAAGACCCTCAATAATGTACTCGATCAGATGGATCTCGACTGGATCCCCGTGCAGAAGTCTTGGCGTCTCAACGAGAAGCACTACGGTATGCTCCAAGGCCTCAATAAGGCTGAGACCACCGAAAAGTACGGCGAAGATCAGGTGCTCATTTGGAGACGTAGCTACGATGTCGCTCCTGCTCCACTCGACAAGGCAGATGAGCGTTCGCCATTCCAAGAGAGCCGTTATGCCGGTGTAGATCCCAAGGATCTCCCTCTCACAGAGAGTCTCAAGGATACAGTGGATCGCATCCTCCCTTACTGGGAGAGTGACATCAAGGCTTCGCTCAAGGAGCATGATGATGTCATCGTCGCAGCTCACGGTAACAGTTTGCGTGGTATCATCAAGGTCCTCAAAGGTATCTCGGACGAAGGTATCATCAGTCTCAATCTCCCTACTGCGATACCTTATGTCTTCGAGTTTGACGACAACATGAACCTTGTCAAGGACTACTTCATCGGCGATCCCGAAGAGATCAAGAAGCTCATGGATGCGGTGGCCAACCAAGGCAAAAAGAAGTAA
- a CDS encoding DHHW family protein — protein sequence MKYAKPFLFVVLSVFLALTILFNFFPRSRFSELEKRELATFPIFDFDKLRTGQYTKEVSTWFSDSEPYRDRFMTLSLLFKDKLGLPKSETGVKLHGVTARPIEDLAEVHPEQETDVEEVAPKTDPSLPEPPKDVPQETSEDTNVEDIAKLSNNGIIVFGKGENVRAIMAFGGGRNVGSVYAKVANTYQSTFGDGVRVYCMVIPTAAAFYCPDRAKKYTALQRPVIDYIHSKLSPEVTVVDVHASLLAHTEEDIYLRTDHHWAPLGAYYAARQLAEVAGVPLPVLETFERKVVKGFVGTMYAFSQDISVKKASEDFVYHVPLGITYETTYVQYLLDENFKVIGEEAPRKGKFFHHYKDGSSGAYSTFMGGDSKITKVKTSTDNARRLMILKDSFGNALPGYLFGSFEEVHVIDVRYFTRNMIKYVEENAITDILFANNIFNCVNSRLCNRYLTFLKQ from the coding sequence ATGAAATACGCCAAACCTTTTCTTTTTGTTGTCCTGTCTGTGTTTTTGGCCTTGACGATCCTCTTCAACTTCTTTCCCCGAAGTCGTTTCTCGGAGCTGGAGAAGAGGGAGCTCGCTACTTTCCCGATATTTGACTTTGACAAGCTCCGCACGGGACAGTATACCAAGGAGGTGTCTACATGGTTCAGCGATAGTGAGCCGTACAGAGATCGATTTATGACCCTTAGTTTGCTCTTCAAAGACAAACTCGGGTTGCCCAAGAGTGAGACCGGGGTCAAGCTCCATGGTGTGACTGCCCGACCGATAGAAGATCTCGCCGAGGTGCATCCCGAACAGGAGACAGACGTCGAAGAAGTCGCTCCAAAGACTGACCCCTCTCTCCCCGAACCTCCGAAAGACGTCCCTCAAGAGACCTCCGAAGATACGAATGTGGAAGACATCGCCAAGCTCTCGAACAATGGGATCATAGTCTTTGGCAAGGGGGAGAATGTACGTGCAATCATGGCTTTTGGCGGAGGGCGAAATGTGGGATCGGTCTATGCTAAGGTGGCGAACACTTATCAGAGTACTTTTGGAGATGGTGTCCGGGTCTACTGCATGGTCATCCCTACTGCTGCTGCGTTCTATTGCCCCGATCGGGCAAAGAAATATACCGCACTTCAACGCCCCGTCATCGACTATATCCACTCGAAACTCTCACCTGAGGTGACGGTCGTGGATGTCCACGCTTCGCTTTTGGCTCATACCGAAGAGGATATCTATCTCCGCACCGATCATCACTGGGCTCCGCTCGGAGCGTACTATGCTGCGCGACAGTTGGCCGAAGTGGCGGGTGTGCCTCTGCCTGTGCTGGAGACTTTCGAACGTAAGGTGGTCAAAGGCTTTGTGGGTACGATGTATGCCTTCTCGCAGGATATTTCTGTCAAGAAGGCTTCTGAGGACTTTGTCTATCATGTCCCTCTCGGGATCACTTATGAGACGACTTATGTCCAATACCTGTTGGATGAGAATTTCAAAGTCATCGGGGAAGAAGCACCACGTAAGGGAAAGTTCTTCCACCACTATAAGGACGGCAGCAGCGGAGCGTACTCCACCTTCATGGGGGGCGACAGCAAGATCACCAAAGTCAAGACCTCCACCGACAATGCACGTCGCCTTATGATCCTCAAGGATAGTTTCGGCAATGCCCTGCCGGGATACCTCTTCGGCTCGTTTGAGGAAGTGCATGTCATAGATGTCCGTTATTTTACCCGTAACATGATCAAGTATGTCGAGGAGAATGCCATCACGGACATCCTCTTTGCCAATAATATCTTCAATTGTGTCAATAGTCGCCTCTGCAATCGCTATTTGACTTTCCTCAAACAGTAG
- a CDS encoding MBOAT family O-acyltransferase: protein MVFSDLFFLFVFIPLFGLLYLLAGRVDRLRVREGATARINGFKNAVIVLFSLFFYAWGEPVYVFVMLLSVFVNFLCGLAIERYEKGQKTALILGLIYNLGALGLFKYAGFFADILRDFGLDVSPPPFTLPIGISFYTFQSISYLVDVYRKVSPAQRKYRDLLLYISMFPQLVAGPIVRYGTVAEEITERKVSSKDFAEGVYRFFIGLGKKVIIANQLALISDRFLAGDMEGLSTAGAWVGLLAFSLQIYFDFSGYSDMAIGIGRCLGFHFLENFDHPYCCRSITDFWRRWHISLGTFFRDYLYIPMGGGRKHQIFNLFVVWFLTGMWHGASWNFILWGLYFGFFVTVEKFTLLRIEHRALRPFMHVYSLIVIVLGWGLFYYVDPAQLQTFISILFGKSTISGDLNATNALVDNFWLWVVAILLCLPMRRWIEVGAVKILGEQSEVLAVGQLALRTLLVLGVLTLSVALLVGATNNPFLYTRF from the coding sequence ATGGTATTCTCGGATCTTTTCTTCCTCTTTGTCTTCATCCCTCTCTTCGGATTGCTTTATCTCCTTGCAGGTCGTGTCGACAGATTGAGGGTCAGGGAAGGAGCTACTGCACGTATCAACGGCTTCAAAAATGCCGTCATCGTCCTCTTTTCACTCTTCTTCTATGCTTGGGGCGAACCTGTATATGTCTTTGTGATGCTCCTCAGCGTCTTCGTCAACTTCCTCTGCGGACTTGCGATCGAGCGTTATGAGAAAGGACAGAAGACAGCCCTCATCCTCGGGCTTATCTACAACCTGGGAGCACTGGGCCTCTTCAAGTACGCCGGCTTCTTCGCCGATATCCTGAGAGATTTTGGTCTCGATGTCTCGCCTCCACCATTTACCCTGCCGATAGGGATCAGCTTCTACACGTTTCAGTCGATCTCTTATCTCGTCGATGTGTACCGTAAAGTGTCTCCTGCGCAGCGTAAGTATAGGGATCTTCTCTTATATATATCCATGTTCCCTCAACTCGTCGCCGGGCCTATCGTCAGGTATGGTACCGTGGCGGAGGAGATCACCGAGCGGAAGGTGTCGTCGAAAGACTTTGCCGAGGGAGTGTATCGCTTCTTCATCGGCTTGGGTAAAAAGGTCATCATCGCCAATCAGTTGGCTCTCATCAGTGATCGCTTCCTCGCCGGAGATATGGAGGGGCTGTCCACGGCCGGAGCATGGGTAGGGCTGTTGGCGTTCTCGTTACAGATCTACTTCGACTTCTCCGGCTATTCCGACATGGCTATCGGTATAGGGCGATGTCTGGGCTTTCACTTCCTTGAAAACTTCGATCATCCCTACTGTTGTCGCTCGATCACGGACTTTTGGAGGCGTTGGCACATATCGCTCGGGACATTCTTCCGAGACTATCTGTATATCCCCATGGGCGGAGGACGGAAGCATCAGATCTTCAACCTCTTCGTGGTGTGGTTCCTCACAGGGATGTGGCACGGTGCGAGCTGGAATTTCATCCTTTGGGGGCTTTACTTCGGCTTCTTTGTCACCGTCGAGAAGTTTACTCTCCTTCGCATCGAGCACAGAGCACTCCGTCCTTTTATGCACGTGTACAGCCTCATTGTCATCGTGCTGGGTTGGGGGCTGTTTTACTATGTCGATCCGGCGCAGCTGCAGACCTTTATCTCTATCCTCTTTGGAAAGTCGACGATCTCCGGTGACCTCAATGCCACCAATGCCTTGGTGGATAACTTCTGGCTTTGGGTCGTAGCCATCCTACTCTGTCTCCCCATGCGGCGTTGGATCGAGGTGGGTGCCGTCAAGATCCTTGGAGAGCAGTCGGAAGTCCTTGCAGTAGGGCAGCTTGCCCTGCGTACGCTCCTTGTCCTTGGGGTATTGACTCTGTCGGTGGCACTCCTTGTCGGTGCTACAAATAATCCGTTCTTATACACCCGATTCTGA
- a CDS encoding DNA/RNA non-specific endonuclease: protein MCKQPTLALLFLTMLLSSCQKWSHEEVAPLPTYISFGSSVEGDELLRASGTAFDIDDRIGIFGYEAGTETAFDPLVNTEFVTSGNGLFAPVGRRILYPEQDKRYDFLAYYPYREFSGGASIPLDLSKQEDFMYSDNLKNVAKGTYSENELVFKRRMAKVILNLSAVNEGTSISSASVVFKEVVSRANFDLKTGALSLGSETADIEARTSPVERGVEASVILFPAPAKSTKVEIRVGGKSYDWVLDKELKAGFNYRFNIKVDGVDVIVTQRSEYEEVPVYTKGGAAPNSIKVLHFMNAKWLLRSTNFGPRNFMVLYDKKNKLPYWIAHPLHPSYMDKTIKRTDKWQYDPAIARELQPNLKNAFNHTPRGTIARGHLFPSGDRTHDRLANEMTFYYTNMAAQYSNFNSGQWNSLEGAVRKWAQEYGDTVYIVTGVILQQPIKETTTDKDGNVFPVPDYYYKAIMKKPRGKAPKCLAFKMPNSPANTQKYEQSVISVEELERITGFTYFPSVTDPAAKRIKSIQEWKK, encoded by the coding sequence ATGTGTAAGCAACCAACGCTCGCACTCCTTTTCCTGACGATGCTCTTGTCGAGCTGTCAGAAGTGGTCTCACGAAGAGGTTGCACCCCTCCCCACGTACATTTCTTTTGGTTCTTCTGTCGAAGGTGACGAGCTCTTGAGAGCTTCGGGCACGGCTTTTGATATCGATGATCGTATCGGGATCTTCGGCTACGAGGCCGGGACAGAGACGGCATTTGACCCTCTCGTGAATACAGAATTTGTGACAAGTGGAAATGGACTTTTTGCTCCTGTGGGGCGTCGCATCCTTTATCCCGAACAAGATAAGAGGTATGACTTCTTGGCCTATTATCCTTATAGAGAGTTTTCGGGAGGTGCTTCTATTCCGCTCGATCTGAGCAAACAAGAAGACTTCATGTACAGCGACAACCTTAAAAATGTCGCAAAGGGGACTTATAGCGAGAACGAGCTTGTCTTCAAACGCAGGATGGCAAAAGTCATCCTCAATCTTTCGGCCGTCAATGAGGGGACGAGCATCTCCTCCGCTTCCGTGGTGTTCAAGGAGGTGGTCTCCCGTGCAAACTTTGATCTCAAGACCGGTGCCCTCTCTCTCGGTTCCGAAACGGCAGACATCGAAGCTCGCACTTCGCCTGTGGAGCGTGGTGTCGAGGCTTCTGTCATCCTCTTTCCGGCTCCGGCCAAGAGCACAAAAGTAGAGATCCGTGTCGGGGGCAAGTCATACGATTGGGTCTTGGATAAGGAGTTGAAGGCGGGATTTAACTATCGATTTAACATCAAGGTCGATGGTGTCGATGTCATAGTCACCCAGCGTAGCGAGTATGAAGAAGTGCCCGTCTACACCAAGGGTGGCGCAGCACCCAACAGCATCAAGGTACTACACTTCATGAATGCCAAATGGCTTTTGCGTAGCACAAACTTTGGGCCTCGCAACTTCATGGTCTTGTACGATAAGAAAAATAAACTTCCATACTGGATCGCTCACCCCTTGCATCCAAGTTATATGGATAAGACCATTAAACGCACTGATAAGTGGCAGTATGATCCTGCGATAGCCAGAGAACTTCAGCCGAACCTCAAAAATGCGTTTAATCATACACCTCGTGGGACCATCGCAAGAGGACACTTGTTTCCCAGCGGTGATAGGACTCATGACCGACTGGCAAATGAGATGACGTTCTACTACACCAATATGGCTGCTCAGTACAGTAACTTCAACTCCGGTCAATGGAATAGCCTTGAAGGTGCTGTGCGGAAGTGGGCGCAAGAGTATGGAGATACCGTATATATCGTGACAGGGGTCATCCTCCAACAACCGATCAAGGAAACAACAACAGACAAGGATGGTAATGTCTTCCCTGTCCCTGACTATTACTACAAGGCCATCATGAAGAAGCCTCGAGGTAAAGCTCCTAAGTGTCTTGCGTTCAAGATGCCCAACAGCCCTGCAAATACCCAAAAGTATGAGCAGTCGGTTATCTCTGTGGAGGAGCTGGAGCGCATCACCGGATTTACGTATTTCCCTTCTGTCACTGATCCTGCTGCCAAGAGGATCAAGTCAATACAAGAATGGAAGAAATAA
- a CDS encoding biotin/lipoyl-binding protein yields the protein MKKSIKFSLIYRDMFQSSGKYQPRADQLARIAPLIVEMGCFSRVETNGGAFEQVNLLYGENPNKAVRTFTKPLKDAGIQTHMLDRGLNGLRMYPVPADVRRLMYKVKKAQGVDITRIFCGLNDVRNIIPSIKYAKEAGMIPQATLCITHSPIHTVEYYFNIASQLIEAGAPEICLKDMAGIGRPATLGKIVKAIKDKYPDVIIEYHGHTGPGFSVASMLEVCRNGADIVDVAIEPLAWGKIHPDVITIQAMLKDAGFDVPEINMNAYMKARALTQEFIDDFLGYFMDDNNLKMSSLLVGCGLPGGMMGSMMADLKGVHAGINMHHRNNGTPELSIDDLLVKLFQEVEYVWPKLGYPPLVTPFSQYVKNVALMNVYNMERGEGRWQAIDPNTWDMILGKAGRLPGPLAPEIIELAKEKGYEFTDVDPQTNFPDKLDEYRDEMKREGWDFGQDDEELFELAMHDRQYRDYKSGVAKERFYNDLNKLKDAKMAEQGLSPEDIKAVKRAKYVAVTAPASGQVFWDVDMDDRSAMPMEGTSFRAGSKMCFVMTPMSYPEDVHTFISGRIREVVVPQGGTVRKGDVIAYLDEVEDFVPEAEETKTKIVRVEDAPYVSKPRAQKK from the coding sequence ATGAAAAAGTCTATCAAGTTCAGTCTCATCTATAGAGACATGTTCCAATCCTCAGGTAAGTACCAGCCTCGCGCTGATCAGCTCGCTCGTATCGCACCGCTCATCGTCGAGATGGGGTGCTTCTCCAGAGTGGAGACCAACGGTGGTGCATTCGAACAAGTCAACCTCCTCTACGGCGAAAATCCCAATAAGGCAGTACGCACCTTCACCAAACCTCTCAAGGATGCAGGTATACAGACGCACATGCTCGACCGTGGTCTCAATGGTCTGCGTATGTATCCCGTGCCTGCCGATGTCCGCCGTCTCATGTACAAGGTCAAGAAGGCTCAGGGTGTCGACATCACCCGTATCTTCTGCGGTCTCAACGACGTGCGCAACATCATCCCTTCGATCAAATATGCGAAGGAAGCGGGTATGATCCCTCAGGCCACGCTCTGTATCACCCACTCTCCGATCCATACGGTGGAGTACTACTTCAATATAGCGTCCCAACTCATCGAGGCGGGAGCACCCGAGATCTGTCTCAAGGATATGGCCGGCATCGGTCGTCCGGCCACATTGGGTAAGATCGTCAAGGCGATCAAGGACAAGTATCCCGATGTCATCATCGAGTACCACGGACACACAGGACCGGGATTCTCTGTGGCTTCGATGCTCGAAGTCTGTCGCAACGGTGCCGACATCGTCGACGTCGCTATCGAGCCCCTCGCTTGGGGGAAGATCCATCCGGATGTGATCACCATACAAGCGATGCTCAAGGATGCCGGCTTCGATGTCCCCGAGATCAACATGAACGCTTACATGAAGGCTCGTGCCCTCACGCAAGAGTTCATCGACGACTTCCTCGGTTACTTCATGGATGACAACAATCTCAAGATGTCTTCTCTACTCGTGGGTTGTGGTCTGCCGGGAGGTATGATGGGCTCCATGATGGCAGACCTCAAAGGGGTCCACGCAGGTATCAACATGCACCACCGCAACAACGGCACACCGGAGTTGTCCATCGACGACCTCTTGGTCAAACTCTTCCAAGAAGTCGAGTATGTATGGCCTAAGCTCGGCTATCCACCCCTCGTGACCCCATTCAGCCAATATGTCAAGAATGTTGCCCTCATGAATGTCTACAACATGGAGCGTGGTGAAGGTCGTTGGCAAGCGATCGACCCAAACACTTGGGACATGATCCTCGGCAAGGCCGGACGCTTGCCCGGTCCTCTTGCGCCTGAGATCATCGAGCTCGCAAAGGAGAAGGGTTACGAGTTCACCGATGTGGATCCACAAACCAACTTCCCGGACAAGCTCGACGAATACAGAGACGAGATGAAGAGAGAGGGATGGGACTTCGGGCAGGATGACGAAGAGCTCTTCGAACTCGCCATGCACGACCGTCAATACAGAGACTACAAGAGTGGAGTGGCGAAAGAACGCTTCTACAACGATCTCAACAAGCTCAAGGATGCCAAGATGGCAGAACAAGGACTCAGCCCCGAGGACATCAAAGCTGTCAAAAGAGCGAAGTATGTCGCTGTCACCGCTCCTGCATCGGGACAGGTCTTCTGGGATGTCGACATGGATGACCGATCGGCTATGCCTATGGAAGGCACATCATTCAGAGCCGGAAGTAAGATGTGCTTCGTGATGACTCCGATGTCTTATCCCGAAGATGTACACACATTTATCTCCGGTCGCATCCGTGAGGTGGTCGTGCCACAGGGCGGAACAGTTCGCAAGGGCGATGTCATCGCTTACCTTGATGAGGTCGAAGACTTCGTCCCCGAAGCCGAAGAAACAAAGACAAAGATCGTACGCGTGGAGGATGCCCCCTATGTATCCAAACCACGTGCACAGAAGAAGTAA